A DNA window from Candidatus Saccharibacteria bacterium oral taxon 955 contains the following coding sequences:
- a CDS encoding phage holin family protein, with amino-acid sequence MKRQFLVFVIRWVLNSFGLWIAVRIFGTGYSEQQIDSGFYVFLVAGLIFSIINAVLKPAVIILALPAILVTLGFFTIIVNGLMVYISLRLTPGLEMTFWNSVLTGLVLSLVNYIVSSALELEYMHVREEK; translated from the coding sequence ATGAAACGACAGTTCTTGGTATTTGTGATTCGTTGGGTGCTTAATTCTTTTGGCCTCTGGATCGCTGTGCGTATTTTTGGCACTGGCTATAGTGAACAGCAGATAGACAGCGGATTTTATGTGTTTCTCGTTGCGGGATTGATTTTTTCGATTATCAACGCTGTTCTCAAACCGGCAGTTATTATCCTGGCATTACCGGCTATTCTGGTGACTCTCGGGTTCTTCACGATCATTGTCAATGGTCTTATGGTCTATATTTCTTTGCGACTAACTCCAGGACTTGAGATGACATTTTGGAATTCGGTCCTTACGGGTTTGGTGCTAAGTCTGGTAAACTATATAGTAAGTAGCGCACTTGAACTTGAATACATGCACGTGCGAGAGGAGAAATAA
- a CDS encoding GIY-YIG nuclease family protein, translating to MNKMLEQKLKSLPGSPGVYFHKSKTGEIIYVGKAAVLKNRVRQYFQSKKDFDIKTLVLVNEIDDTDWVETESEIDALFLESEMVKRYMPRYNVLLRDDKSQMFVRIDMKSEWPTVTFTRNPADDMATYIGPFYNGYAVKKALRYLRKVFPYYIKEPRRERSDLESQIGLAPSLDMTSAEYKASLKKLIKYIEGGRVTIVREIERDMRRAARKQEFEVAAELRNKLTSLKELQRRIMFGDKEFIDISKDKSLSQLAELLSLPRNPVRIEGYDISHISGTDVVASMVVFSNGASDRSNYRKFKMHHQRNDDTANIHETITRRFSQKNVKSWGLPDLVLIDGGKGQLNAAITARDMLGINVPIVSIAKRDEELLISKAGSNVIDSFIQKLIADPIDGVSVVDSGGYYHINLHVGRLNAGAHSRNLRGGDAIGPYDELTKLFQRIRDESHRFAVSYHTALQRSRGARSQLDEIPGVGAVTKKKLLKAFGSVRGVTQASEEELRSVVSPKIAGRIRAHLAE from the coding sequence GTGAACAAAATGCTTGAGCAAAAACTCAAATCCTTGCCCGGTTCGCCAGGTGTGTATTTTCATAAGTCAAAAACAGGCGAGATTATTTATGTTGGTAAGGCGGCTGTGCTCAAAAACCGTGTGCGTCAATATTTTCAGAGCAAAAAAGACTTTGATATAAAGACCTTGGTGTTAGTCAATGAAATTGACGATACAGATTGGGTTGAAACAGAGAGCGAAATTGATGCATTGTTTCTCGAGAGTGAGATGGTCAAGCGCTACATGCCACGCTACAATGTGTTGCTTCGCGATGATAAGTCACAGATGTTCGTGCGGATTGACATGAAAAGTGAGTGGCCTACGGTAACGTTTACGCGTAACCCAGCGGACGATATGGCGACGTACATCGGTCCGTTCTACAATGGTTACGCTGTTAAAAAGGCGTTAAGATATCTTCGCAAAGTGTTTCCATACTATATCAAAGAGCCACGTCGTGAGCGCTCTGATCTCGAGTCGCAGATTGGCCTAGCTCCTAGCCTAGATATGACGAGCGCTGAGTATAAAGCGTCCCTCAAAAAGCTTATTAAATATATCGAGGGTGGGCGCGTGACAATTGTACGGGAGATTGAGAGAGACATGAGGCGGGCGGCACGCAAGCAGGAGTTTGAAGTTGCGGCGGAGCTTCGCAATAAACTAACCTCCCTAAAAGAACTGCAGCGTCGGATTATGTTTGGCGACAAAGAGTTTATCGATATTTCCAAAGACAAATCGTTATCCCAGCTAGCGGAGCTTCTCTCGCTTCCGCGAAACCCAGTTCGAATTGAGGGTTATGATATCTCGCACATTAGCGGTACTGATGTAGTGGCCAGCATGGTCGTGTTTTCAAATGGAGCGAGTGATCGGTCGAATTATCGTAAATTCAAAATGCATCACCAGCGTAATGACGACACGGCAAATATCCATGAAACTATAACTAGAAGATTTAGCCAAAAAAATGTCAAATCTTGGGGTTTACCAGACTTAGTCTTGATTGATGGCGGAAAAGGCCAGCTCAACGCCGCTATTACGGCTAGAGATATGCTTGGTATAAATGTACCGATTGTGAGTATTGCTAAGCGTGACGAAGAATTGCTGATATCAAAGGCTGGATCAAATGTGATAGATTCGTTCATCCAAAAGTTAATTGCCGATCCGATTGATGGCGTGTCGGTTGTTGATTCGGGTGGCTATTATCATATTAACCTCCACGTAGGGCGATTGAACGCGGGTGCGCATTCACGTAATTTACGCGGTGGCGATGCGATTGGTCCATATGATGAACTTACGAAGCTTTTTCAGCGAATACGTGATGAGTCTCATAGGTTTGCGGTGAGCTACCACACGGCACTTCAAAGGAGCAGGGGAGCGAGGAGCCAGCTTGATGAAATTCCTGGCGTCGGTGCGGTTACCAAAAAGAAGCTACTCAAAGCATTTGGTAGTGTGCGCGGAGTGACGCAGGCGAGCGAAGAGGAGCTCCGATCGGTCGTTAGTCCGAAAATAGCAGGACGTATTCGTGCGCATCTGGCTGAGTGA
- a CDS encoding M24 family metallopeptidase produces the protein MMHEQQRQRVFEVAKSALIVLSAYDEMQLSGDMAAPFLQESSFWWLTGIEEAGWKLILDGSRKKSTLVRPARSQVDVVFNGRMTDQQVCEISRIDRIIDIDDFEKELRQLRRHHSIVQTIDNIHYGDTMHLNPAQNELNKTLKRIFDSVQSCNQMIAGLRAIKQPEELKRMQKAIDVTTRAFQDVREILDSCRSENEIEAEFTYRFRRADALHAYEPIVASGKNACTLHYIANNAKVDARDTVLIDIGARVDGYSADITRTYCRNPTKRQRAVHEAVLKAQKKVIALIAPGLPVSEYVKKGDMIMREALHDLGLLDDLSDDSTFRKYFPHAMSHGLGVDTHDSLGSPRCLEVGMVITVEPGIYIEEEGIGVRIEDDILVTNDGSRNLSGALSTAL, from the coding sequence ATGATGCATGAACAGCAACGTCAGCGGGTTTTTGAAGTAGCAAAAAGTGCCTTGATTGTTCTGTCGGCTTATGATGAGATGCAATTATCGGGTGATATGGCGGCTCCATTCTTGCAAGAATCGTCGTTTTGGTGGTTGACCGGCATAGAAGAAGCTGGATGGAAGTTGATTTTAGATGGTAGTCGAAAAAAGTCGACTCTAGTCCGTCCAGCACGTAGTCAAGTCGATGTCGTATTTAATGGTCGTATGACGGATCAGCAAGTTTGCGAAATAAGTAGAATTGATCGAATTATAGATATCGATGATTTCGAAAAAGAACTTCGACAACTGCGACGACACCACTCGATCGTTCAAACAATTGACAATATCCATTATGGCGATACGATGCACCTAAATCCAGCGCAAAATGAGCTTAATAAGACGTTGAAGCGGATATTTGATTCAGTACAAAGCTGTAATCAGATGATTGCCGGACTACGAGCCATTAAACAGCCTGAAGAGTTAAAGCGTATGCAAAAGGCAATCGACGTTACTACTCGAGCGTTTCAGGACGTGCGAGAGATACTCGATAGCTGTCGATCAGAAAATGAAATTGAAGCTGAGTTTACGTACCGATTTAGACGAGCGGATGCGCTGCATGCCTATGAACCAATTGTCGCGTCTGGCAAAAATGCTTGTACGTTGCACTATATCGCCAATAACGCAAAAGTTGACGCAAGGGATACGGTACTGATCGATATAGGCGCACGTGTTGATGGCTACTCGGCAGATATCACTAGGACGTATTGTCGCAACCCCACCAAGCGCCAGAGAGCAGTCCATGAAGCAGTTTTAAAGGCTCAGAAAAAGGTGATCGCTCTCATTGCGCCTGGATTGCCCGTTAGCGAGTATGTCAAAAAAGGCGACATGATTATGAGAGAGGCGCTTCACGACCTAGGCCTGCTGGATGATCTGTCTGATGATAGTACGTTTCGGAAGTATTTTCCTCATGCGATGAGTCATGGCCTGGGGGTTGACACTCATGATAGCCTCGGCTCTCCTCGCTGTCTTGAGGTAGGTATGGTAATCACTGTGGAGCCTGGTATATATATTGAGGAAGAAGGGATCGGGGTTCGTATCGAAGATGACATATTAGTGACAAATGATGGTAGTCGGAATTTAAGTGGTGCGCTGTCGACAGCGCTATAG
- a CDS encoding rhodanese-like domain-containing protein — protein MKRLIIAIGILIALGAGIYLIADKNKTDASQPQKLPAETKIYDVRTKEEYSAGHIAGATLLPSNEIASGKHPDVAKDTPIAVYCRSGNRSAAATDSLKKAGFTNVTDLGGLSDVKDRGYKLVTD, from the coding sequence ATGAAACGACTAATCATTGCTATCGGTATACTTATCGCACTCGGTGCTGGAATATATCTAATCGCTGACAAAAACAAAACTGACGCTTCTCAGCCCCAAAAATTGCCAGCTGAAACCAAGATTTATGACGTCCGCACCAAAGAGGAATATTCAGCAGGACACATTGCAGGTGCGACACTGCTTCCGTCTAACGAAATCGCATCTGGCAAGCACCCTGACGTCGCAAAAGATACGCCGATAGCCGTATATTGCCGAAGCGGTAATCGCAGCGCGGCCGCAACTGACAGCCTCAAAAAAGCTGGTTTTACAAATGTGACTGACCTCGGCGGATTATCTGATGTAAAAGACCGAGGGTACAAGTTAGTCACGGATTAA
- a CDS encoding NUDIX domain-containing protein: MPHIHTSPGQRDMTVSAYIIRYESGEYKCLVHFHRKIDKLMQVGGHIELDENPWQSIAHELTEESGYALEELEILQPYDSLPDGIGSVFHPTPYLSNTHSVGDGHYHSDSCYAFVAKTEPNNLAADGESQDIRWLSLKELEASAELGDVLRDCYRIYKHIVSHVDQMNRVPASSFSLEMPASAEISYKRGRPSES; the protein is encoded by the coding sequence ATGCCACATATCCACACCAGCCCTGGACAGCGCGACATGACGGTGAGCGCGTATATAATTCGTTATGAATCAGGTGAATATAAATGTCTTGTACACTTTCATCGCAAGATTGATAAGCTGATGCAGGTTGGTGGCCATATCGAATTAGACGAAAATCCTTGGCAGTCAATCGCGCACGAGCTAACAGAAGAGAGTGGATATGCTCTAGAGGAGCTAGAGATTCTCCAGCCCTATGACAGTTTGCCGGATGGCATTGGAAGTGTGTTTCACCCGACGCCGTATCTTTCAAATACGCACAGTGTTGGTGATGGTCACTATCATTCTGATTCTTGTTATGCATTCGTCGCCAAGACTGAGCCAAATAACTTGGCGGCCGATGGTGAGTCGCAGGATATCCGTTGGCTTAGTCTAAAAGAGCTTGAAGCGTCTGCTGAACTTGGTGATGTGCTTCGTGATTGTTACCGTATTTATAAGCATATTGTCTCGCATGTCGATCAAATGAATCGCGTACCTGCGAGTAGCTTTTCGCTTGAGATGCCAGCTAGCGCAGAGATTAGCTATAAGCGTGGTAGACCGAGCGAGTCCTAG
- the trxA gene encoding thioredoxin has product MALYNITTKAEFKEKVLNNDKVVLVDFWAQWCPPCRAIAPVLAQIAEKMDTQVDVVKVDIEASPDTKALAEEYRVQGIPNMNIFRAGKVVDTIVGMVAAPHLEDILKSYVN; this is encoded by the coding sequence ATGGCATTATATAACATTACAACAAAAGCAGAGTTCAAGGAGAAAGTACTAAACAACGACAAGGTCGTGCTGGTTGATTTTTGGGCGCAGTGGTGCCCACCGTGTCGCGCGATCGCACCTGTCCTCGCGCAAATCGCCGAAAAAATGGACACCCAGGTCGATGTCGTAAAGGTTGACATCGAAGCTAGTCCAGATACCAAGGCGTTGGCGGAAGAGTATCGTGTACAGGGTATTCCTAACATGAATATTTTTAGGGCTGGGAAGGTTGTCGATACGATCGTTGGTATGGTGGCGGCTCCTCACTTGGAGGATATACTCAAGTCATATGTCAACTAG
- a CDS encoding 50S ribosomal protein L25 has protein sequence MGDRISLKIEERKVRGKKVKNLRKAGITPAVVYGHGMEPMAVQAEAGELRRVVALAGRHTPINLTGVKRRIAMIKDVEYNQVKSGAIRHVSFHAVKADEPVTAVVPIRLVGTGESEAEKAGLVVLQAIDKIEVKALPMELPEALEVSVINLREAGDHVTVGDIIVPEGVEIVDKDDGREGTDDDDVTVMDLVVASAYEPAALEAANDAAAGEAEDESTATADESGDQAGNSGDDSKVES, from the coding sequence ATGGGAGACAGGATTAGTCTAAAGATTGAAGAGCGCAAGGTGCGAGGTAAAAAGGTTAAGAATCTGCGAAAAGCTGGCATCACTCCGGCGGTTGTCTACGGTCATGGTATGGAGCCAATGGCGGTACAGGCTGAAGCTGGTGAATTGCGTCGGGTTGTTGCGTTGGCTGGTCGACATACGCCGATCAATCTAACGGGAGTAAAGCGCCGAATCGCAATGATCAAGGATGTTGAATACAATCAGGTCAAGAGTGGCGCTATTCGTCACGTGTCATTTCATGCCGTAAAGGCGGACGAACCAGTAACGGCCGTCGTACCAATCCGTCTTGTCGGTACCGGGGAGAGCGAAGCAGAAAAAGCTGGGCTTGTCGTCTTGCAGGCGATTGACAAAATTGAGGTCAAGGCTCTGCCGATGGAACTTCCTGAGGCACTTGAGGTGTCGGTTATAAACTTGCGTGAAGCAGGTGACCATGTGACTGTAGGTGATATTATCGTGCCGGAAGGTGTTGAGATCGTCGACAAGGATGACGGCCGTGAAGGCACCGATGACGACGACGTAACGGTTATGGACTTAGTGGTTGCTAGCGCTTATGAGCCAGCGGCACTTGAAGCGGCGAACGATGCTGCTGCCGGCGAGGCTGAGGACGAGTCGACAGCTACTGCCGATGAGTCGGGTGATCAAGCTGGTAATTCTGGTGATGACTCAAAGGTAGAATCATAG
- a CDS encoding ATP-binding cassette domain-containing protein: MSIGRLTLSQYWQHVKKYKKSFWLMFLLVPTSNILITSTLPFFFSQTIGALTDRNFGDANQFFIFAVVTGLFGVIANLIGFQSLVFHEARVVGALRRETFRQLLAKDMRFFANEKIGGLTSKYIDYIRSETTIQDIMVIRTLGFVGSLVIGTWVVATRSTLLAIIIVGLVVVLLAQVKLSLWIRRNWRRERREIRSEIHGHVADSLTNQLVVKTFTGEKREYKHLERMAYRFQKLFMKDVGFVIGEGSVRVLLAVSVQIITLGVGINQLTVGNVDIATIVFIMSFLQLIGSNLFTLAELLNGLQEALLEAQPMTEMLAKKNLVVDKPTASHITNIKPEITLSHVDYRYEDSKELVLHDINLIIPAGQKVGLVGHSGAGKTTISHLLLRFADVSSGSITIDKHDLRDFTQESLRQTIGFVPQEPLLFHRSLRENIAYGRPNATEEEIIKAAKQANAWEFINDLPDGLDTLVGERGIKLSGGQRQRIAIARAILKDAPILLLDEATSALDSESEKLIQDSLTDLMKGRTSVVIAHRLSTIAKLDRIIVLDHGRIIEDGTHRELLAKKGVYARLWKRQSGGFIEE; the protein is encoded by the coding sequence ATGAGCATCGGTCGCCTAACCCTCTCTCAATATTGGCAACACGTCAAAAAGTACAAGAAGTCGTTTTGGCTGATGTTCTTGTTGGTGCCAACTTCTAACATCCTCATAACATCCACTCTCCCGTTCTTTTTTAGCCAAACGATCGGCGCACTAACTGACCGCAACTTTGGCGACGCAAACCAGTTTTTTATATTTGCGGTTGTTACAGGTCTATTCGGCGTTATCGCGAATTTGATCGGTTTTCAATCGCTAGTCTTTCACGAAGCTCGAGTGGTTGGCGCGCTCCGTCGCGAGACCTTCCGACAGTTACTGGCAAAAGATATGCGCTTTTTTGCCAACGAAAAAATCGGTGGGCTCACTAGTAAGTATATAGACTATATTCGCAGCGAAACAACCATTCAGGACATAATGGTAATTAGAACACTTGGTTTTGTCGGTTCACTCGTCATCGGCACCTGGGTGGTTGCTACGCGATCGACACTTCTCGCAATTATAATCGTTGGGCTAGTTGTTGTTCTGCTCGCCCAAGTCAAACTCAGCCTTTGGATTCGTCGAAACTGGCGACGTGAACGTAGAGAGATCCGTAGTGAAATCCACGGACACGTCGCGGACTCGCTCACCAATCAGCTCGTCGTCAAAACTTTTACTGGCGAAAAACGCGAATACAAACACCTCGAACGGATGGCTTATCGTTTCCAGAAACTATTTATGAAAGATGTTGGATTTGTGATTGGTGAGGGCTCGGTTCGAGTACTATTAGCGGTGAGTGTACAGATCATCACACTTGGCGTAGGCATCAACCAACTTACAGTTGGTAACGTTGATATCGCCACGATTGTGTTTATTATGAGCTTCCTACAGCTAATTGGCTCAAATCTATTTACGCTCGCCGAACTCCTAAACGGCCTACAAGAAGCTTTACTCGAGGCCCAACCAATGACCGAAATGCTCGCTAAGAAAAATCTTGTCGTAGACAAACCAACCGCCTCTCACATTACAAATATTAAACCGGAGATTACACTTTCACACGTTGATTATAGGTACGAAGACAGCAAAGAGCTCGTACTTCACGATATCAATCTGATTATTCCAGCCGGCCAAAAGGTAGGACTGGTTGGCCACAGTGGAGCCGGCAAAACAACAATTTCACACTTGCTTTTACGATTTGCCGATGTGTCGTCGGGCTCAATCACGATAGACAAGCACGACCTAAGAGACTTTACCCAAGAAAGCCTCCGGCAGACGATCGGCTTTGTCCCACAAGAACCTTTATTGTTTCATCGATCACTACGCGAAAACATAGCTTATGGACGACCAAACGCAACTGAGGAAGAGATTATTAAAGCAGCAAAACAGGCAAACGCCTGGGAGTTTATCAATGATTTACCAGACGGCCTAGACACATTGGTCGGTGAACGTGGCATCAAGCTCAGTGGCGGTCAACGACAGCGTATCGCTATTGCACGCGCTATCTTAAAGGATGCACCAATCCTACTACTCGACGAGGCTACCAGTGCGCTAGACAGCGAAAGCGAAAAGCTAATTCAAGATTCCCTGACCGACCTAATGAAGGGCCGAACTAGCGTGGTAATTGCCCATCGACTGTCAACTATTGCCAAGCTCGACCGTATCATAGTTCTCGATCATGGTCGCATCATCGAGGACGGCACTCATAGAGAACTACTGGCGAAAAAAGGCGTCTACGCCAGACTATGGAAACGCCAAAGCGGTGGATTTATCGAAGAATAG
- a CDS encoding GNAT family N-acetyltransferase, which produces MNGILIREANQNDLSFVSSIMKRTLGPFYSGNQYTRAKNMFASVQGGIDYLAVPMRRVFIAEYAGKSAGFVSVVVNRLNRWSAKILTLIVSEEYRGKLGIGSALLEHAKEFARGAGVTQLYCTVSELNQKTLEFFLRKGFCVAGTAREQYKRGAQEVILYEPLGVRTSSYEINVVPFNDWLHSECTYELIISQAGEAFSGIDERWVDELFAESDLGFRSRRLYVAMRASEVVGVVGVLPKDGSLVKLEPLVAMSDMALEALLVYSRVVMGIERKLYTHIVPRSWQVACLQRNGWRLEGVFPGEHDDEGAIQQWGFVFTDPLI; this is translated from the coding sequence ATGAATGGTATTTTGATTCGAGAGGCGAATCAAAATGATCTCAGCTTTGTCTCTTCTATAATGAAGAGAACCCTGGGACCTTTCTACTCTGGCAATCAATACACACGAGCGAAGAATATGTTCGCTAGTGTACAGGGCGGAATTGACTACCTCGCGGTACCCATGCGGCGAGTATTTATCGCTGAGTATGCTGGTAAATCAGCTGGCTTCGTGAGTGTTGTCGTCAATCGGCTCAATCGGTGGTCAGCAAAAATTCTTACGCTGATTGTGAGCGAAGAGTATAGAGGAAAGCTGGGTATTGGCAGCGCGCTATTGGAGCATGCCAAAGAATTTGCCCGCGGTGCAGGTGTCACTCAGTTGTACTGCACCGTCTCTGAGCTAAACCAGAAAACACTAGAATTCTTTCTCCGAAAGGGTTTTTGTGTTGCTGGAACGGCGAGGGAACAGTATAAACGGGGCGCACAGGAGGTCATTCTTTACGAGCCCTTGGGTGTAAGAACCAGTTCATACGAGATCAATGTGGTGCCATTTAACGATTGGCTTCACAGTGAGTGCACTTATGAGCTTATAATTTCGCAGGCAGGCGAAGCCTTTAGCGGAATTGATGAGCGTTGGGTGGATGAACTGTTTGCCGAAAGCGACCTTGGGTTTAGATCTAGGCGCCTCTATGTTGCCATGAGGGCTTCGGAGGTAGTCGGGGTGGTCGGCGTACTACCAAAGGACGGTTCACTCGTTAAGCTAGAGCCACTTGTCGCCATGTCAGATATGGCACTAGAGGCACTCCTGGTTTACTCGCGAGTAGTAATGGGCATAGAGCGTAAGCTTTATACCCATATTGTACCCAGGTCTTGGCAGGTTGCCTGCCTCCAGCGTAACGGCTGGAGACTTGAGGGCGTATTCCCTGGCGAGCATGACGATGAGGGTGCCATCCAGCAGTGGGGGTTTGTTTTTACTGACCCTCTTATATAG
- the secG gene encoding preprotein translocase subunit SecG, producing MNLSSILQIVSIVSAVLMIVAILLQQRGASLGAGFGGSSELYTTRRGLDKNLFEVTIFLAVTFVLSILVGLVLPNIK from the coding sequence ATGAATCTTTCGAGTATTTTACAGATTGTATCGATCGTATCGGCGGTATTAATGATCGTCGCGATATTACTGCAACAGCGTGGAGCTAGTCTCGGTGCGGGTTTCGGTGGATCAAGCGAGTTGTATACAACACGACGTGGTCTCGATAAGAATCTATTTGAAGTAACAATTTTTCTGGCAGTCACATTTGTTCTATCGATTTTGGTTGGGTTGGTTCTTCCAAATATAAAATAA
- a CDS encoding DedA family protein, with protein sequence MMESLLNFITGLGVLAVILVVYAESGLLIGFFLPGDSLLFTAGFLAQQGIGSFGAVNIHLFVVLLWVAAVLGDSTGYAFGHRVGRKLFERENTKFFKKKYLIEAEKFFDRHGPISIVLARFVPIVRTFTPIIAGTSKMHYKTFVLFNMIGGLLWTASFTYLGFFAGKVLHEAGINIEVAAIIIVLVSVAPMIIHTLKNPTTRGKLIHGSIRQLKVIFGKIKPNKKS encoded by the coding sequence GTGATGGAATCACTTCTTAACTTCATTACAGGGCTTGGTGTTCTCGCCGTAATACTAGTTGTTTATGCAGAATCAGGCTTATTGATTGGCTTCTTTTTGCCTGGTGACAGCCTACTTTTCACCGCAGGTTTTCTAGCTCAGCAAGGCATAGGCTCGTTTGGTGCAGTCAATATCCACTTGTTTGTAGTTTTGCTCTGGGTAGCAGCTGTCCTGGGAGACAGTACTGGATACGCGTTCGGGCATCGTGTTGGACGTAAGCTGTTTGAACGCGAGAACACCAAGTTTTTCAAAAAGAAATATCTCATCGAAGCTGAAAAATTCTTTGATCGTCACGGGCCAATATCAATCGTCCTCGCTCGCTTTGTGCCGATTGTTCGTACTTTCACACCAATTATCGCCGGCACCAGCAAAATGCACTATAAAACATTCGTCTTGTTCAACATGATTGGCGGCTTGCTTTGGACAGCCAGCTTCACTTATCTCGGGTTCTTTGCAGGAAAAGTTCTCCACGAAGCAGGCATCAACATCGAGGTCGCAGCTATTATCATTGTCCTTGTATCAGTCGCTCCGATGATTATCCATACCCTCAAAAACCCAACTACTCGTGGCAAGCTAATTCACGGTAGCATTCGTCAACTCAAAGTCATATTTGGCAAAATCAAACCAAACAAAAAGTCCTAG
- a CDS encoding alpha/beta hydrolase — protein MTQIVIIHGGDSFSSYDKYLKDLKNRQLDVDQLRPNKRWKDTVIAAFPGADILIPTMPNSANAQYDEWVIWFEKIIPYFSDDVRLIGHSLGAMFLAKYLHENPLKKPVHQLILLAAGYNDSTEDYGSFMITSAKDIEKSADEVHLLHSRDDFIVPYSELAKFEADIPTAHVHAFDNKNHFLDADFPELIALLKQK, from the coding sequence ATGACACAAATTGTTATTATTCATGGCGGCGACAGTTTTTCCTCATATGATAAATACCTAAAAGACCTAAAAAATAGACAGCTCGACGTCGATCAGCTACGACCCAACAAGCGCTGGAAGGACACGGTTATCGCAGCCTTTCCAGGGGCCGACATCTTGATCCCTACCATGCCAAATAGCGCTAACGCCCAATATGACGAATGGGTAATTTGGTTTGAGAAAATTATTCCCTATTTCAGTGATGACGTACGACTTATCGGACACAGCCTGGGTGCAATGTTTCTCGCAAAATATCTTCACGAAAACCCTCTCAAAAAACCAGTCCACCAGCTGATACTGCTCGCCGCTGGCTATAACGACAGCACCGAAGACTACGGTAGTTTTATGATTACATCAGCAAAAGATATCGAAAAAAGCGCCGACGAAGTCCACCTACTCCATAGTCGAGACGACTTCATCGTGCCCTACTCCGAGCTCGCCAAGTTTGAGGCCGACATACCGACCGCTCATGTTCACGCGTTTGACAATAAAAATCATTTTCTCGACGCAGACTTCCCCGAGCTGATTGCACTACTAAAACAAAAATAA
- a CDS encoding prepilin-type N-terminal cleavage/methylation domain-containing protein encodes MKRRQGFTIVEVIVVIVIIASLALLTVFAFGAWRKRTAKTEMRQEIMTVVSSLKSYQAFQNKFPGTPGGSAVSPRTISGLTYKPSANVGVTYALRLDGESYCLKAQNYAVPEAPNLYLDSKAGESITETPCS; translated from the coding sequence ATGAAGAGGCGTCAAGGATTTACCATTGTTGAAGTAATTGTGGTTATCGTGATAATTGCATCTCTCGCGCTACTGACTGTGTTTGCGTTTGGTGCTTGGCGGAAACGCACCGCCAAAACTGAAATGCGCCAAGAGATTATGACAGTAGTGTCTAGTCTAAAGAGCTATCAGGCGTTTCAGAATAAGTTTCCAGGAACACCAGGCGGATCTGCGGTGTCGCCTAGGACGATATCGGGGCTCACCTATAAACCGAGTGCTAATGTTGGTGTAACTTATGCGTTGCGTCTTGACGGTGAAAGCTATTGTCTAAAGGCGCAGAACTACGCGGTCCCAGAGGCTCCAAATCTCTATCTCGACTCTAAGGCTGGTGAATCAATCACCGAAACGCCATGTAGCTAA